Proteins encoded by one window of Lathyrus oleraceus cultivar Zhongwan6 chromosome 1, CAAS_Psat_ZW6_1.0, whole genome shotgun sequence:
- the LOC127138231 gene encoding fasciclin-like arabinogalactan protein 4 isoform X4, producing the protein MPSLPQITLTFMFYLLILSPTPSFSLNITALLSTFPDLSQFTALLSTATPLTADLSHRTSISLLAVPNSFLSTDPNLSHHQLPPSALTDVLRYHVLLQFLSWSDLHSLPPSGKLITTLFQTTGRATNNFGFVNITHDPHSNLVSIRSPAPYSSSNATVIELVKTLPYNITIFAVNSLLIPYGFDLMASETRPSMHLNITKTLIDAHNFNVAASMLSASGVVNEFEAGEGGSGITLFIPVDDAFADLPPSVSLQSLPADKKAVVLKAHVLRAYYPLGSLQSTANPLQPTLATEAMGAGSFTLNISTFNGSVAINTGIVQGIITQTVFDQNPIAIFGVSKVLLPREIFGKNPIVSVKSPPDIIAPPPYDDASSPSGFDGQPSHLSSPPGLGEDVSSNVAGVAQVVFMLIGVARTIANFFWCRSLFSLLDLLGWPSGWFSPIT; encoded by the exons ATGCCTTCACTTCCCCAAATTACCCTCACTTTTATGTTCTATTTACTTATCTTATCCCCAACACCATCCTTTTCACTCAACATCACCGCTCTTCTCTCCACTTTCCCTGACTTATCCCAATTCACCGCCCTTCTCTCCACCGCAACTCCCCTCACCGCCGATCTCTCCCACCGCACTTCCATCTCTCTCCTCGCCGTCCCTAACTCCTTCCTCTCCACCGACCCTAACCTCTCCCACCACCAACTCCCCCCCTCCGCACTCACCGACGTCCTGCGCTACCACGTCCTCCTCCAATTCCTCTCATGGTCCGACCTCCACTCCCTCCCTCCTTCCGGCAAACTCATCACCACTCTCTTCCAAACAACCGGCCGCGCCACCAACAATTTCGGCTTTGTCAACATCACTCACGACCCTCACTCCAACCTCGTTTCGATCCGTTCTCCCGCTCCTTATTCCTCCTCAAACGCCACCGTCATTGAATTAGTCAAAACCCTACCGTACAACATTACGATCTTCGCCGTTAATTCTCTCTTAATCCCTTACGGTTTCGATCTCATGGCGTCGGAAACTCGTCCCAGCATGCATCTCAACATCACGAAAACGTTAATCGATGCTCACAACTTCAATGTCGCTGCTTCCATGCTTTCAGCTTCCGGTGTAGTTAACGAATTCGAAGCCGGTGAAGGTGGTTCTGGAATCACATTGTTTATCCCCGTCGATGATGCTTTTGCCGATCTACCTCCTTCAGTTTCGCTTCAGTCACTTCCGGCGGATAAAAAAGCGGTTGTGCTCAAAGCTCATGTTCTCCGTGCTTATTACCCTCTCGGCTCACTTCAATCCACCGCGAATCCCTTGCAGCCAACGCTCGCCACAGAAGCCATGGGAGCTGGAAGCTTCACTCTCAACATTTCAACTTTTAACGGCTCAGTCGCCATTAACACCGGAATTGTTCAGGGGATAATTACTCAGACAGTTTTTGATCAGAACCCTATCGCAATTTTCGGTGTTTCAAAGGTTTTATTACCAAGAGAGATTTTCGGGAAAAATCCAATTGTGTCTGTAAAGTCGCCTCCAGACATTATCGCTCCTCCTCCTTATGACGATGCTTCTTCACCGTCTGGATTTGACGGGCAGCCATCACATCTTTCTTCACCACCTGGGCTTGGCGAAGATGTTAGCTCGAATGTCGCAG GTGTTGCACAAGTGGTTTTTATGCTGATAGGCGTGGCTCGAACCATAGCCAATTTCTTTTGGTGCAGGAGTTTGTTCAGTTTGCTTGATTTACTTGGATGGCCATCAG GTTGGTTTTCACCAATTACATAA
- the LOC127138231 gene encoding fasciclin-like arabinogalactan protein 4 isoform X3, which yields MPSLPQITLTFMFYLLILSPTPSFSLNITALLSTFPDLSQFTALLSTATPLTADLSHRTSISLLAVPNSFLSTDPNLSHHQLPPSALTDVLRYHVLLQFLSWSDLHSLPPSGKLITTLFQTTGRATNNFGFVNITHDPHSNLVSIRSPAPYSSSNATVIELVKTLPYNITIFAVNSLLIPYGFDLMASETRPSMHLNITKTLIDAHNFNVAASMLSASGVVNEFEAGEGGSGITLFIPVDDAFADLPPSVSLQSLPADKKAVVLKAHVLRAYYPLGSLQSTANPLQPTLATEAMGAGSFTLNISTFNGSVAINTGIVQGIITQTVFDQNPIAIFGVSKVLLPREIFGKNPIVSVKSPPDIIAPPPYDDASSPSGFDGQPSHLSSPPGLGEDVSSNVAGVAQVVFMLIGVARTIANFFWCRSLFSLLDLLGWPSGFQDLVTTLASSHASPL from the exons ATGCCTTCACTTCCCCAAATTACCCTCACTTTTATGTTCTATTTACTTATCTTATCCCCAACACCATCCTTTTCACTCAACATCACCGCTCTTCTCTCCACTTTCCCTGACTTATCCCAATTCACCGCCCTTCTCTCCACCGCAACTCCCCTCACCGCCGATCTCTCCCACCGCACTTCCATCTCTCTCCTCGCCGTCCCTAACTCCTTCCTCTCCACCGACCCTAACCTCTCCCACCACCAACTCCCCCCCTCCGCACTCACCGACGTCCTGCGCTACCACGTCCTCCTCCAATTCCTCTCATGGTCCGACCTCCACTCCCTCCCTCCTTCCGGCAAACTCATCACCACTCTCTTCCAAACAACCGGCCGCGCCACCAACAATTTCGGCTTTGTCAACATCACTCACGACCCTCACTCCAACCTCGTTTCGATCCGTTCTCCCGCTCCTTATTCCTCCTCAAACGCCACCGTCATTGAATTAGTCAAAACCCTACCGTACAACATTACGATCTTCGCCGTTAATTCTCTCTTAATCCCTTACGGTTTCGATCTCATGGCGTCGGAAACTCGTCCCAGCATGCATCTCAACATCACGAAAACGTTAATCGATGCTCACAACTTCAATGTCGCTGCTTCCATGCTTTCAGCTTCCGGTGTAGTTAACGAATTCGAAGCCGGTGAAGGTGGTTCTGGAATCACATTGTTTATCCCCGTCGATGATGCTTTTGCCGATCTACCTCCTTCAGTTTCGCTTCAGTCACTTCCGGCGGATAAAAAAGCGGTTGTGCTCAAAGCTCATGTTCTCCGTGCTTATTACCCTCTCGGCTCACTTCAATCCACCGCGAATCCCTTGCAGCCAACGCTCGCCACAGAAGCCATGGGAGCTGGAAGCTTCACTCTCAACATTTCAACTTTTAACGGCTCAGTCGCCATTAACACCGGAATTGTTCAGGGGATAATTACTCAGACAGTTTTTGATCAGAACCCTATCGCAATTTTCGGTGTTTCAAAGGTTTTATTACCAAGAGAGATTTTCGGGAAAAATCCAATTGTGTCTGTAAAGTCGCCTCCAGACATTATCGCTCCTCCTCCTTATGACGATGCTTCTTCACCGTCTGGATTTGACGGGCAGCCATCACATCTTTCTTCACCACCTGGGCTTGGCGAAGATGTTAGCTCGAATGTCGCAG GTGTTGCACAAGTGGTTTTTATGCTGATAGGCGTGGCTCGAACCATAGCCAATTTCTTTTGGTGCAGGAGTTTGTTCAGTTTGCTTGATTTACTTGGATGGCCATCAG GGTTTCAAGACCTTGTTACAACTCTTGCCTCTAGTCATGCCTCCCCCCTTTAA
- the LOC127138231 gene encoding fasciclin-like arabinogalactan protein 4 isoform X1 — MPSLPQITLTFMFYLLILSPTPSFSLNITALLSTFPDLSQFTALLSTATPLTADLSHRTSISLLAVPNSFLSTDPNLSHHQLPPSALTDVLRYHVLLQFLSWSDLHSLPPSGKLITTLFQTTGRATNNFGFVNITHDPHSNLVSIRSPAPYSSSNATVIELVKTLPYNITIFAVNSLLIPYGFDLMASETRPSMHLNITKTLIDAHNFNVAASMLSASGVVNEFEAGEGGSGITLFIPVDDAFADLPPSVSLQSLPADKKAVVLKAHVLRAYYPLGSLQSTANPLQPTLATEAMGAGSFTLNISTFNGSVAINTGIVQGIITQTVFDQNPIAIFGVSKVLLPREIFGKNPIVSVKSPPDIIAPPPYDDASSPSGFDGQPSHLSSPPGLGEDVSSNVAGVAQVVFMLIGVARTIANFFWCRSLFSLLDLLGWPSVVVEKIIQTDLDSWDHPMCNLQTSVSFFDYFPLEYLCCQYYWVDHSTDVGWFSPIT, encoded by the exons ATGCCTTCACTTCCCCAAATTACCCTCACTTTTATGTTCTATTTACTTATCTTATCCCCAACACCATCCTTTTCACTCAACATCACCGCTCTTCTCTCCACTTTCCCTGACTTATCCCAATTCACCGCCCTTCTCTCCACCGCAACTCCCCTCACCGCCGATCTCTCCCACCGCACTTCCATCTCTCTCCTCGCCGTCCCTAACTCCTTCCTCTCCACCGACCCTAACCTCTCCCACCACCAACTCCCCCCCTCCGCACTCACCGACGTCCTGCGCTACCACGTCCTCCTCCAATTCCTCTCATGGTCCGACCTCCACTCCCTCCCTCCTTCCGGCAAACTCATCACCACTCTCTTCCAAACAACCGGCCGCGCCACCAACAATTTCGGCTTTGTCAACATCACTCACGACCCTCACTCCAACCTCGTTTCGATCCGTTCTCCCGCTCCTTATTCCTCCTCAAACGCCACCGTCATTGAATTAGTCAAAACCCTACCGTACAACATTACGATCTTCGCCGTTAATTCTCTCTTAATCCCTTACGGTTTCGATCTCATGGCGTCGGAAACTCGTCCCAGCATGCATCTCAACATCACGAAAACGTTAATCGATGCTCACAACTTCAATGTCGCTGCTTCCATGCTTTCAGCTTCCGGTGTAGTTAACGAATTCGAAGCCGGTGAAGGTGGTTCTGGAATCACATTGTTTATCCCCGTCGATGATGCTTTTGCCGATCTACCTCCTTCAGTTTCGCTTCAGTCACTTCCGGCGGATAAAAAAGCGGTTGTGCTCAAAGCTCATGTTCTCCGTGCTTATTACCCTCTCGGCTCACTTCAATCCACCGCGAATCCCTTGCAGCCAACGCTCGCCACAGAAGCCATGGGAGCTGGAAGCTTCACTCTCAACATTTCAACTTTTAACGGCTCAGTCGCCATTAACACCGGAATTGTTCAGGGGATAATTACTCAGACAGTTTTTGATCAGAACCCTATCGCAATTTTCGGTGTTTCAAAGGTTTTATTACCAAGAGAGATTTTCGGGAAAAATCCAATTGTGTCTGTAAAGTCGCCTCCAGACATTATCGCTCCTCCTCCTTATGACGATGCTTCTTCACCGTCTGGATTTGACGGGCAGCCATCACATCTTTCTTCACCACCTGGGCTTGGCGAAGATGTTAGCTCGAATGTCGCAG GTGTTGCACAAGTGGTTTTTATGCTGATAGGCGTGGCTCGAACCATAGCCAATTTCTTTTGGTGCAGGAGTTTGTTCAGTTTGCTTGATTTACTTGGATGGCCATCAG TGGTTGTTGAAAAAATTATTCAAACTGATTTAGACAGCTGGGATCACCCTATGTGCAACTTGCAAACTTCTGTGAGTTTCTTTGACTATTTTCCTTTGGAGTATTTATGTTGCCAATATTATTGGGTGGATCATTCAACTGATGTAGGTTGGTTTTCACCAATTACATAA
- the LOC127138231 gene encoding fasciclin-like arabinogalactan protein 4 isoform X2 — protein MPSLPQITLTFMFYLLILSPTPSFSLNITALLSTFPDLSQFTALLSTATPLTADLSHRTSISLLAVPNSFLSTDPNLSHHQLPPSALTDVLRYHVLLQFLSWSDLHSLPPSGKLITTLFQTTGRATNNFGFVNITHDPHSNLVSIRSPAPYSSSNATVIELVKTLPYNITIFAVNSLLIPYGFDLMASETRPSMHLNITKTLIDAHNFNVAASMLSASGVVNEFEAGEGGSGITLFIPVDDAFADLPPSVSLQSLPADKKAVVLKAHVLRAYYPLGSLQSTANPLQPTLATEAMGAGSFTLNISTFNGSVAINTGIVQGIITQTVFDQNPIAIFGVSKVLLPREIFGKNPIVSVKSPPDIIAPPPYDDASSPSGFDGQPSHLSSPPGLGEDVSSNVAGVAQVVFMLIGVARTIANFFWCRSLFSLLDLLGWPSVVVEKIIQTDLDSWDHPMCNLQTSERSRRVRWKGLK, from the exons ATGCCTTCACTTCCCCAAATTACCCTCACTTTTATGTTCTATTTACTTATCTTATCCCCAACACCATCCTTTTCACTCAACATCACCGCTCTTCTCTCCACTTTCCCTGACTTATCCCAATTCACCGCCCTTCTCTCCACCGCAACTCCCCTCACCGCCGATCTCTCCCACCGCACTTCCATCTCTCTCCTCGCCGTCCCTAACTCCTTCCTCTCCACCGACCCTAACCTCTCCCACCACCAACTCCCCCCCTCCGCACTCACCGACGTCCTGCGCTACCACGTCCTCCTCCAATTCCTCTCATGGTCCGACCTCCACTCCCTCCCTCCTTCCGGCAAACTCATCACCACTCTCTTCCAAACAACCGGCCGCGCCACCAACAATTTCGGCTTTGTCAACATCACTCACGACCCTCACTCCAACCTCGTTTCGATCCGTTCTCCCGCTCCTTATTCCTCCTCAAACGCCACCGTCATTGAATTAGTCAAAACCCTACCGTACAACATTACGATCTTCGCCGTTAATTCTCTCTTAATCCCTTACGGTTTCGATCTCATGGCGTCGGAAACTCGTCCCAGCATGCATCTCAACATCACGAAAACGTTAATCGATGCTCACAACTTCAATGTCGCTGCTTCCATGCTTTCAGCTTCCGGTGTAGTTAACGAATTCGAAGCCGGTGAAGGTGGTTCTGGAATCACATTGTTTATCCCCGTCGATGATGCTTTTGCCGATCTACCTCCTTCAGTTTCGCTTCAGTCACTTCCGGCGGATAAAAAAGCGGTTGTGCTCAAAGCTCATGTTCTCCGTGCTTATTACCCTCTCGGCTCACTTCAATCCACCGCGAATCCCTTGCAGCCAACGCTCGCCACAGAAGCCATGGGAGCTGGAAGCTTCACTCTCAACATTTCAACTTTTAACGGCTCAGTCGCCATTAACACCGGAATTGTTCAGGGGATAATTACTCAGACAGTTTTTGATCAGAACCCTATCGCAATTTTCGGTGTTTCAAAGGTTTTATTACCAAGAGAGATTTTCGGGAAAAATCCAATTGTGTCTGTAAAGTCGCCTCCAGACATTATCGCTCCTCCTCCTTATGACGATGCTTCTTCACCGTCTGGATTTGACGGGCAGCCATCACATCTTTCTTCACCACCTGGGCTTGGCGAAGATGTTAGCTCGAATGTCGCAG GTGTTGCACAAGTGGTTTTTATGCTGATAGGCGTGGCTCGAACCATAGCCAATTTCTTTTGGTGCAGGAGTTTGTTCAGTTTGCTTGATTTACTTGGATGGCCATCAG TGGTTGTTGAAAAAATTATTCAAACTGATTTAGACAGCTGGGATCACCCTATGTGCAACTTGCAAACTTCT GAGAGAAGTAGAAGGGTAAGATGGAAAGGCTTAAAATGA